A section of the Spirosoma pollinicola genome encodes:
- a CDS encoding outer membrane protein assembly factor BamB family protein, whose amino-acid sequence MTNSSMRFCAIFLWICLSGWGITPVQAYIKVYEQINPTFRLTKTVDKSRANVGDVLSYTLVLTNTGTVSASVVVQDSLSAGVSYITGSAIVPTGTTFTPGASVSAWQVLNMAAGQQLSLTFQVTVTAGGIVYNTASIPGEAVRACTTIPVKMCAGTAYRFQLTAPPGRPDYQWYRIPPGSTSAVLLTETSNLLSITAAGTYSLYSANTANCPDFSCCPFIVEEQNTVGCFPIAVKRFDKPVVPPNAGSVLYIGNSLGNFFAIDGNTGAGKWRVSTSSAFTSSPYVAAGLVFTGSDGGTLFAYDTTAGQQRWQFSAGTGILSSPVVSHTLVYVGSEDQNLYAISTATGSLQWKYSTAGGVTTSPTVANGSVFFGSKDQTLYALNASSGQLEWKYSTGAAIRSSPAIDNGRIYFGSDDYTIYALTASTGAFQWKYSTGGKISSSPTVSGNNVFIASEDGTVYALNATTGVLVWKYGTGGPITSSPVVWGGKVFLGGQDYTVYALDTSTGALSWKYSTGKPITSSPIVQTDVVYVGSQDGTLYCLNATTGSLRWKNPLDGQLLASPSMYTAGGSIVAPGISGGQQ is encoded by the coding sequence ATGACTAATTCCAGTATGCGTTTTTGCGCCATTTTTCTATGGATATGTCTGTCCGGTTGGGGAATTACCCCTGTTCAAGCCTATATCAAAGTATACGAACAAATAAACCCAACATTTCGACTTACAAAAACAGTTGACAAAAGCCGGGCCAATGTGGGCGATGTATTGAGTTATACCCTTGTTTTGACAAATACGGGTACTGTATCTGCCAGTGTAGTCGTTCAGGACTCCTTATCAGCGGGTGTTAGTTATATAACTGGGTCGGCAATCGTTCCAACCGGAACGACCTTTACGCCGGGTGCCAGCGTTAGTGCCTGGCAGGTGCTGAATATGGCTGCCGGGCAACAGCTAAGCCTAACGTTTCAAGTAACGGTTACTGCCGGCGGAATAGTTTACAATACGGCCAGTATTCCTGGCGAAGCGGTTCGGGCCTGCACCACCATACCCGTCAAAATGTGTGCCGGAACAGCATACCGCTTCCAATTGACTGCCCCACCCGGTCGCCCGGACTATCAATGGTATCGAATTCCGCCTGGCAGTACCAGTGCTGTGCTACTGACCGAAACCAGTAACCTATTGAGTATAACGGCGGCTGGTACATATAGCCTTTATTCCGCAAATACCGCCAATTGTCCTGATTTCAGTTGCTGTCCGTTTATTGTCGAAGAACAAAATACAGTCGGTTGTTTCCCTATTGCCGTCAAACGGTTTGATAAGCCTGTTGTTCCGCCTAACGCTGGTAGTGTACTGTACATTGGCAATTCGTTGGGTAATTTCTTCGCTATCGATGGCAATACAGGCGCGGGTAAGTGGCGGGTTTCAACAAGCTCGGCTTTCACGTCGAGTCCATATGTAGCGGCAGGACTAGTTTTTACAGGATCCGATGGCGGAACCCTGTTTGCCTACGACACGACGGCTGGTCAGCAACGCTGGCAGTTTAGTGCAGGTACTGGTATTTTATCAAGTCCGGTCGTTTCACATACACTGGTATATGTGGGTAGCGAAGACCAGAATCTCTATGCGATAAGCACGGCCACCGGTTCGTTACAATGGAAATACAGCACCGCAGGGGGCGTGACAACGAGTCCAACAGTTGCCAATGGGAGCGTTTTCTTTGGTAGTAAAGACCAGACGCTCTACGCGCTCAATGCCAGTTCGGGGCAGCTAGAGTGGAAATATAGCACGGGTGCTGCTATCCGCTCCAGCCCGGCTATCGATAATGGTCGTATTTATTTTGGTTCCGATGATTATACAATTTATGCTTTAACTGCCAGCACAGGTGCCTTTCAATGGAAATATAGTACAGGAGGCAAGATTTCGTCGAGCCCAACTGTATCCGGCAATAACGTTTTTATTGCTAGCGAAGATGGTACGGTCTATGCCTTAAATGCGACTACCGGCGTACTGGTGTGGAAATATGGTACAGGAGGGCCTATAACCTCCAGTCCTGTTGTTTGGGGTGGTAAGGTATTCCTGGGTGGACAAGATTACACCGTCTACGCACTGGATACTTCTACGGGTGCACTCAGTTGGAAATACAGTACAGGAAAGCCTATCACGTCGAGTCCTATTGTTCAGACAGACGTTGTCTACGTAGGTAGTCAAGATGGCACACTGTACTGTTTAAATGCCACTACTGGAAGTCTTCGCTGGAAAAATCCACTCGATGGTCAGTTGTTGGCAAGCCCCAGTATGTATACAGCGGGCGGGAGCATCGTCGCTCCGGGTATTAGTGGGGGCCAGCAGTAA
- a CDS encoding (R)-mandelonitrile lyase yields the protein MEITRVGSQPSAKGPDDWFTGAVRIDSLFAANDARRGAAASVTFEPGARTAWHTHPLGQTLIVTAGCGWIQREGGRVEEIRPGDVIWFEPNEKHWHGATATTGMTHIAIQENLNGNVVEWMEKVSDSDYSK from the coding sequence ATGGAAATTACACGAGTAGGGTCACAACCGTCGGCTAAAGGACCGGACGACTGGTTTACCGGAGCCGTACGGATAGACAGCTTATTTGCGGCCAACGACGCAAGGCGTGGGGCAGCCGCCAGCGTTACCTTCGAGCCCGGTGCCCGAACCGCCTGGCATACTCATCCGCTGGGCCAAACCCTGATCGTAACCGCCGGGTGCGGCTGGATACAACGGGAAGGTGGTCGGGTAGAAGAAATTCGTCCCGGTGATGTCATCTGGTTTGAGCCCAACGAAAAGCATTGGCATGGAGCCACTGCAACAACCGGCATGACGCATATCGCCATTCAGGAAAACCTGAACGGTAACGTGGTAGAGTGGATGGAAAAGGTCAGTGATAGCGACTATTCGAAATAG
- a CDS encoding SDR family NAD(P)-dependent oxidoreductase codes for MKSTENEIFAGKVAFITGAGTGIGRATALAFSSRGASVVITDVTEKTLQETA; via the coding sequence ATGAAATCAACAGAAAATGAAATTTTCGCTGGTAAGGTAGCTTTTATAACCGGTGCCGGAACAGGTATTGGGCGAGCAACAGCCCTGGCCTTTTCGAGTCGGGGAGCCAGCGTCGTTATTACCGACGTTACTGAAAAAACACTTCAGGAAACGGCATAA
- a CDS encoding cyclophilin-like fold protein: MNNNGGPSPAVPGNNEPDTTSNKPLGGPVRIRIGTTSFIATLQDNPTVTAFRARLPMTVSMSELNGNEKLYNFPTSPNAGPLPTNASNPRTITTGDLMLYGSTTLVLFYKSFPTSYSYTRLGRIDNPAGLEAALGSGSVTVSLELP; encoded by the coding sequence ATGAATAACAATGGGGGTCCTTCTCCTGCTGTACCTGGAAACAATGAACCAGATACAACCAGCAATAAGCCGCTCGGCGGTCCGGTCAGAATAAGGATAGGGACCACTTCGTTCATCGCAACCCTGCAGGACAATCCGACTGTCACGGCGTTTAGAGCCAGGCTACCCATGACCGTTTCGATGAGTGAGTTAAACGGGAACGAAAAACTGTACAATTTCCCCACCAGCCCGAATGCGGGACCGTTGCCCACCAATGCATCAAATCCCCGAACGATTACTACCGGTGATCTGATGCTGTATGGGTCCACTACGCTGGTGCTCTTTTACAAGTCGTTTCCGACAAGCTATAGCTACACCAGACTCGGACGGATTGATAACCCGGCCGGACTTGAGGCTGCGCTGGGTTCGGGTAGTGTAACTGTCAGTTTGGAGCTGCCATAG
- a CDS encoding helix-turn-helix domain-containing protein translates to MKMQLHKEVAPPDAGDAAIRPRRTGEAQPITMVYDSPSELPPGTTPVSRLYYEDWNIKVVDREKSGCDNYLSPNRRDFYKIMLMTSGTGCQTVGKDNYLIDERTILFLHPNEIIRWRNAPETVGGGVFCMFKKRYLDQHPSLKLVIDRYRFFTEKKILRLSEESTRMIHQLLTQMKAEAASGDPLAEEAMQAYVQLVLIESLKGTTYTSTGPITHEYRHVYNFFELLEKETNLANLDKPIRIRTAQEYAQKLNLNPSYLNGLVKKHIGQPISTLIKNRLVEESKALLIQTDWSLQQISQIIGFADQPNFSQFFKKYVGITPNEFRRSPISPAYED, encoded by the coding sequence ATGAAAATGCAATTGCACAAAGAGGTGGCCCCGCCTGATGCCGGTGATGCGGCAATAAGACCACGCCGGACCGGTGAAGCCCAGCCCATCACGATGGTCTATGATAGTCCATCCGAGCTACCACCCGGCACCACGCCGGTGAGTCGACTTTACTACGAAGACTGGAACATTAAAGTCGTGGATCGGGAAAAAAGCGGTTGTGATAACTACCTGTCACCCAACCGTCGGGATTTCTACAAGATCATGCTCATGACCAGCGGCACGGGCTGCCAAACCGTCGGGAAGGATAATTACCTCATTGATGAACGAACCATTCTTTTTCTGCACCCCAATGAGATTATACGCTGGCGCAATGCCCCCGAAACGGTGGGAGGGGGTGTCTTCTGCATGTTCAAAAAACGGTATCTGGATCAGCACCCATCCCTGAAGCTGGTTATCGACCGATACCGGTTTTTTACCGAAAAAAAGATCCTGCGTCTTTCCGAAGAATCGACCCGGATGATTCACCAATTGCTTACCCAGATGAAGGCTGAAGCGGCCTCGGGCGACCCACTAGCCGAAGAAGCCATGCAGGCTTATGTTCAACTGGTTCTGATTGAAAGCCTGAAAGGAACAACCTACACGTCAACCGGTCCGATTACCCATGAATACCGGCATGTCTATAATTTCTTCGAATTACTGGAAAAGGAAACCAATCTGGCCAATCTGGACAAACCCATCCGAATCCGGACGGCTCAGGAATATGCACAGAAACTGAATCTGAACCCCAGTTACCTGAACGGGTTGGTTAAAAAGCATATCGGTCAGCCCATCAGTACACTTATTAAAAATCGTTTAGTCGAAGAAAGTAAAGCGCTTCTGATTCAGACTGATTGGAGTTTGCAGCAGATCAGCCAGATTATTGGCTTTGCGGATCAGCCTAA